From Panthera tigris isolate Pti1 chromosome B4, P.tigris_Pti1_mat1.1, whole genome shotgun sequence:
TTACAGTACGGTTTACAGAGACTTTCTCCCTTGAGCCCAACCTTTTCATGCTCCCTACCACAAACTCTAAACTCTCGCCATACACTAATTCCTCACATTCCTGAAGTGCACTGAGGTCTCTGGTcctgtgcatatatttttttttccctctgcctgaaacactTCCTCTCCAATCCCACCAATCTTTACTGGCTAACTTTTACTTACCATTCTGATCTCAGCTGAAAGTTCACTTGCACAAGAAGCCCTCTCTCAACCACTTAGAATTGGGTAGAGGCCCTAACTAGGAGCTCCCACAGCAAGTTTTACATGCCCCCTTATGATTTTcatgaaactttaatttttttaagtttacttatttatttatgtaagtaatcgctgcactcagtgtggggcttgaacccatgaccctgagatcaacagttgcctgctcttccaactgagtcagccaggcgccctgacttTCATGAAACTTTAAAGATACTTTTCTGACTTCCGAGGAAGTCTGTGAGCTCTGCTAAGGCAGAAGCCTGTATCTGTTTTATTGATAATTGTACCTTCAATGCCTTgtatagtgcctggcataaaggaacttctctgtgccttggttttcccatctgtaaaacaagaatgagagcttgtttttttgtattttgtttgtattttgttaagTAACCACTTAACAAAAGTAGctcattgtttgtattttgttaagTAACCACTTTCTTATAGCTCACATTTTATGGGAAAGAAATTTGGACAGGGCTCAGTTGGGCAGCTATTCTATCCCATGTGGCATTGGCTAGGGTCATTTAGTGATATTCAGCAGGCAGGTGGATTGGTCTGGAGAGCTTCTCTTGCATAGCTGACACCTTGATGGGGATGACGGGAAAGCTGGAGCTGTCAGCCAGAGTGTCAACATGAAACTTCTTCAGCATGGCAAGGTGGTAAGACTTCTTATGTGGCTGCTCTGAGCTACCAGAGTGTTCCAAGAAGCCTGAGGAGAAGCTGCAGGGCCTAGCTTCAAAATGTCCAGAACCTCCGTaggatttttaagaatttatgtgtgtgtgtatatatatatatatatatatatatatatatatatacacacatatatatatatacacatatatatatgtgtatatatatatacacatatatatatatatatatatatatgcacataaagTTGTTAGAACAGTGCCTAACTCATAAGTGCCATTAggtattaattattctttttttaagtttatttaagtaatctctacacccaaggtggagCTGGacctcatgacctcgagatcaacagtcacatgctcttcgattgagccagccaggcaccccaggtaataataattcttaaagggatggagaaacgAGTAAGTATCCCTTTCTCAATTACTGATATGCACTTCCTCCTAAAGTATATACTTATTGCCAAACTCTtagccttctttcttcccttcaatCTGACCTTTTCCCTACATATGCTCCCTCACCTTCAGTGAAACTGTCTACCTGTAAATTAGCTGCAGACCGGTAGTAAATCATTGTTTAATAGTCACGTTCTCTTTTGTTAATAGGATATCTACATTCATTTCCATTGGGTCACTAAAGTAAGTTCATCCTCTCATCTGGATAACTCCGTTTCTTGcgagcccaaatcgagagtcgGCCTTTGCTGGTGGCCGCTGTCACGACGCCACTTCAGCAAGACTAGAAACGGCCTTGGCTTCCGTCACCGCCTTCCGGCTGCCGTAGAGGATCAAAGCACATTGGACTCCACTCGTAAACTACCCCTCCCGCTCTCCCACCAAAAAAGTGCCACTCTAGCACAGCCTCTGCggcctccccatctctctgatattgttttcctgtttcctgGTGTGGCATGATGGGAGAAGTAGTTTACTTTCTGTGAGCGGCGTGCAGGGAATGCCTCGGTTCAGAACTTCATTTCCCGGCGTGCGTCGCGGTGGACGCTCAACCCGCAGGCCGGAGGCCGGTTCCGGTTGCATCAGCGTGGGATTCACGGCGAAATGAGACTGTTCGTGAGCGAGGGCGCCCCGGGGAGCTTACCCGTGCTGGCCGCCgcgggcagggcccagggcagagagGAGCTGCTTATCAGCACCGTAGGCCCCGAAGGTAGTCGGACTGGCTGGTGCTGGTGGGCGGTGGATGAGGGGGGCGGAACCGAAACACACCCAACACCCATCCAGCAGTTGTCTTCCCCAAACCTCCATCCCCCATCACGCACTCCCGTCAGCCTCCTCCCCCATTATCCTCGGTCAGCCCACTCCTCTTCTCCCAGTCACGTCTTTCATTAGTCGCTTCCCTCGATTACTTTCAGTATACCCCTTTCCTCACCTCTAGTCTCCCCCCTTCATCTCCCAGTACCCAGCGTCAGTCAAGTGAACCTCTTCCCCATTCCAACTTTCTCCCGCACTTATCAGGCATCTCCCATCCCCCACATCCTCTCTAGTTATTCATCAcaaccccccaggcacccctttgtcaTTTTTAGGAGACCTTGCTCTCCTCTCCTAAAATACGCAGACAACAAACACACGGACTCCTTCGTTTTACCTCTTCCCAGCCATCTGTTTGGGCGACTCTTAATAGCGGTTCTCTTGTCAGTTTTCCCAGTTCTCTTAATTTTGTTCTCCCGCTCTTCTCTTAGATCATTCTCAGTTACTGTCCGTTGTTCCAGTGTTTGGCTGCAGCACTGTCCCAATACCACCACCCCTCTGCAATGCCCATCTGTTGCCTTCCAGCTGGCGGTCCCAGCTGAACACCTGCTAGTCTGTCCAGCTCATTCAGGACCCACCCCCTTTCAGTGGTCCTATCCAGAAAACTTTCCAGtgtcttttccccccttttccctgAACAATGCGAAGTTGTCCATCTAAGTTGacggaggttttttttttcttttccttgtttttttcactcatttttctcttctgcatcAGAGTGTGTGGTCCCGTTCCTGACCCGGCCTAAGGTCCCTGTTTTACAACTGGATAGTGGCAACTACCTCTTCTCCACTAGTGCAATCTGCCGGTCAGTATCGGTCCTTAAGGCAGGAAGGTGGCTGAATAAAGTCGGGGCTTACTGTCCCCTGTGTGACTTTATTCGCCACCACTGTTTCACTATGGGGTGAGAAATGGGCTGGACAGATGGGCCTTTCTAGTTCTACCTTCTGTCGCTCTCTCTGGGCAGATACTTCTTTTTGTTATCTGGCTGGGAGCAAGATGACCTCACCAACCAGTGGCTGGAGTGGGAAGCTACAGAACTGCAGGTGGGACTGAGATATGGGGGGTGGCAGGCAGGCCCTTGCTCTACATACCCATCCTGACCTGCATCTCCCACATTTTAGCCAGCCTTGTCTGCTGCCCTGTACTATTTAGTGGTCCAAGGCAAGAAGGGGGAAGATGTTCTTGGCCCAGTCCGGAGAGCCCTGACACACATTGACCACAGCTTGAGTCGTCGGAGCTGTCCTTTCCTGGCTGGGGTGAGTTGGGCTTTGAGATAGGGATCCGGGAAAGCTGTATGATAAAAGAATTAAGAAGGAAGGCTATATCCAGAGTGCAAAACCTAGCACTGCCCCTTGTTAGCAGTGTAACCTAGAAATATCACCAGACTCTCTAatcctcagtttttcctcatctttgaaatgggGTAATGTTAGTAGCCACCTCAttggattattgtgaggattaagtgaggtaaCTTAAAGTGCTTAACAGAGTGTTTGATGCGTAGTCACAAAGTGCTTAGGGAATGTTAGACGTTATTGTATACCTTGGGAAGAAACTGAGTATTTTACCTGtggacctttttcttttctcaacgAAGGAGACGGAATCTCTAGCTGACATTGTTTTGTGGGGAGCGCTATACCCATTACTTCAAGACCCAGCCTACCTCCCTGGTGAGAACTGTGCATATCACTTCACGCCCAGCCCCAACCCAGGAGGTTGGTGTAGGGAGTACAGAATGGGCAATAAAATACTGAGGATCCGCTTTGAGGCATAGCTTGACAGGGCAGCCATAGCAGAAAGATGGCTGAGGGAACTGGGGAAGATAACTGGAGAAACTTcctgaagagagggaggaggtccACCTTTGCCTCTCCATTCCGGGTCTTGCTGATtgattccctttttttctcccttctccacaGAAGAGTTGGGTGCCCTGCACAGCTGGTTCCAGACACTGAGTTCTCAGGAGCCATGTCAGAGAGCTGCAGAGACTGTGCTGAAGCAGCAGGGTGTCCTGGCCCTCCGGCCCTACCTCCAAAAGCAGCCCCTCCCTAGCTCCTTTGAGGGGAGGGCTGTCAGCAATGAGCCTGAGGTTTGGAACAGAGCAGTGGGGTCCCCACAGAGCTTCAGTACTTGGGGGTGGAGGTGGCTTGGAGAGGGACTTTGACCATGGCCATTATTAACTCTTTCCTTTGTTGGAGAGCAAGGAAGGAGTTTCTTTAGTCTTTGGGCCCCCTCACCTGGTGAGGGATTGTATCCACTCTTTACAGGAGGAAGAACTGGCTACTCTGTCTGAGGAGGAGATTGCCATGGCTGTAACTGCTTGGGAGAAGGGCCTGGGAAGCTTACCCCCACTTCGGCCACAGCAGAATCCTGTGTGAGTAGGCACAGATGAGTGgggctttgtttctttcttactttttttttttttttttaatgtttattttggagagagagggagagacagagcatgagtgggagaggggtagagagagagggagacacagaatccgaagcaggctccagcctccgagctgtcagcacagagcccgatgcggagcttgaactcacagaccacaagatcgtgatctgagctgaagtcagatgcttaaccggcagagccacctaggcaccccgagtTGGGCTTGGTTTCTTAAAGGGAGATTACCGATAGAGCCAATATCTGTTTGCCAGGTCCCCTTTGCTGGCCTCTTTAATGGTCATCTTTTCCTTTGGCACTTTGTACCTCTCGCTGCACTGATCCAGTTACCAGTTACATAAGAGAATGTAACCAGTCACCAGTTACATAATAGAATGCAACCCCCCTGAGGGTAGAGCCCCAGACATACTCACCTTTATGTTTGCTACAGTAGTAAGCACACTCATAATGAGAGAGAAGTCACACTGACACAATGAGGAGCAGCACACAGTGTGTTTATAGTGCTTAGGGGCTTGGGATACAAGGATGACGGGGCGGAAGGTGGTTGTCTTGAAGGAAGGCTTCCCCGAAGGAGTTGATTTCTAAGTGGGATTTCAGAGAAAATTATGGTATGCAGTTAATAGGGAGCAAAGTCAATGACTGCAAGAGaaatcagggttttgtttttgtttttgtttttttttcttaaggaaatgaGCTATAAAACTTTCTGGGAAGTAGTTGCAACATCTAACTGGATGTGTATATCAGCTGGGAAGAAAGGGTGAGGTTAACCAGAGGAATCATTTGAGTCTTTGTTAATAGTGGAAACCATGGGaatccaaggggcgcctggctggctcagtcagagcgTTCAATGCTCAGtagagtgttcaactcttgatctcggggtcgtgagttcaagccccatgttgggcgtggagcctacttaaaaaaaaaaaaaataggaaagaaaccgTGGGAATCCTGAGTTCTCAGGATGCCCAAAGTTGAAGGACATGGTAAAAGTGGGAGCCAGGGAGTATAGGTTGAGAATGGTTGGAAAGGTGAAAGGAGCCCTGGTGAGGGGTCAGTGCCAAGGAGGGGGGGTGGGTACCCAATGTGTGCAGCTGAGCTATCAGGTGATGAAGCATAGAGAGGAGTGGATTGAATGACTTCAGACAGCAGATTACGTGCCACGACTAAGCATGCACCTGAAAtagtgtggggggagggtggctaTGAAGGCAGTAGCTGATGCCTGCTGATTTGAGTAGGGCCGCAAGGAAATAACTGACATGAGTTAGGGACGGGAGAGTAGGGGGTATGGGAGAACTTGGGAAGACATGAAGATGGGGTGGCAGGCTGTGAGCATTTCAGACAGTGACTGGAGGTAATGCTTCCATGACACCTGGGTAGGAGAGGACACCACAGTGCTGAGAAGGGATGCTTGGGTAGTGTCGAAGTCTGGGGGGTGTAGTGGTTGACAGAGCCAGAGAAAGTTTTGTCGATACCCAGCAAGTTGGAGCCTGAGAATGAGCGGCTGGAAAAGAAGCAGTTATGATAGTAAAGGCGGACAGAGGTCAGTGTGGAATGCCGCTCTTTAAGAGCAGTACCTGGGCTTGCTCACTGTGGCAGGGCCCTACACTTGCAACTGTAGGGGGTCTTGTGGCTTTTGGGGGAATTCATGATGCTGTGGGTTCGTGTGGGGAAGACTTCAGATGTACCTGAGTCTGTGACAATAGAACAGATCCGTGTGGGTGTTCTGTGCCCTGTTGGTCCCTCTTGACCCTTGCTTCTCCCCCATGAactgttcttttcctccttccctactAGGTTGCCTGTGGCTGGGGAAAGGAATGTGCTCATCACCAGTGCCCTCCCTTACGTCAACAATGTCCCCCACCTTGGAAACATCATTGGTTGCGTGCTCAGTGCTGATGTCTTTGCCAGGTGGAGCCAGCTGCAGGGGAAGGGACCTCCTAAGGGAGCAGTGGGCCCAAGCGAATAGAATGCCTCGAGTAGAGAGGATCCTGGGGACATGGGAGGGTCTGGGACGGGGCCCCTGTAATCCCCATATCCCCTTCCAGGTACTCCCGCCTCCGCCAGTGGAACACCCTCTATCTGTGTGGGACAGATGAGTACGGTACAGCGACAGAGACCAAGGCTATGGAGGAGGGCCTGACCCCCCAGGAGATCTGTGACAAGTACCACGCCATCCATGCCAACATCTATCGCTGGTTTAATATCTCATTTGATATTTTTGGTCGTACCACCACTCCACAGCAGACCAAGTAGGTTTCCTCTAATCAGGCAGAAATAGAAGGTGGATACTGGGGCTGGGGGCAATGAAAATATCCTGGAGACTGAAGGAACCGGAAGTGCTGTTTAAGCATCCCTCTCAAACTTAGGATCTGAATATTGCCCTGAAATGTATCCCAAGCGTGGGGATTCAGTGGTTGAAGAGGCCTGACCAGGGCTGAAGAAGCAGCCAAGGATGGGAAGAGATAGGACTTAGGCTTAAAGGAAGTTTCTGCCTTCCCTCTGCcgcctctctgctcttccctggctGCTGTTGAGTTTTAGGACCTTCCCTTCCACTCCTATGTTGGTTTATAGCAAATATACTCATTCTTCCTCTGCCTGACACGCATCCTTACAAAAACTGTATAGTAGACAGGTCGGTAGCTTAATAGTGTTCAGCAGTTTAGCAGTTGGACTGATTAATTTTCACTTCAGGACATATCGAAAAAGAGTATAGTCCTATCCTTTTAGAGATTTTTGTTAGCAAAGAGCACAAAACTGTTAAGTTTATATTTGACAAACATAAGTTCGGAAGTGTTGAGGGAAGGGACTGTGTGGGGAGTAAGGGATATATGAGGGGTCTGGGCTCATCCAGTAAAACTCCCTGAAATTGACTAGATGGCCTTGGCCTTGAGGGGCCTTCTGCCCGATTTCTTCGGCACTGGGACTGATTTGGGGCCTGGGTGCAGTGACAGGACGGAGGGGTGCACCACTTCCTCTGACTTCCTCTGATCCGGCCCTCCCCTGTCCCTGATTCACTTTGCCAGAATCACTCAGGACATCTTCCAGCGGTTGTTGACCCGAGGTTTTGTGTTCCAAGATACTGTGGAGCAGCTGCGGTGTGAGCACTGCGCCCGCTTCCTGGCTGACCGCTTTGTGGAAGGTGTGTGTCCCTTCTGTGGCTACGAAGAGGCCCGAGGTGACCAGTGTGACAAGTGTGGCAAGCTCATCAATGCCATTGAGCTCAAGGTGAGAGGAGGGTCTCATGGAAGCCCAGAAGGGGAGACAGTCTGTATTATTCAGGGATTCCCAGGCTTGTCCCattcaggatttttattttagcattcaGGACCTTTCGTCGGTGTCTCTTTTTGCCCCAGCTCATTGTTTGGTTCATTGGacgtttactgagcatttactacatGCTGAGCATTGTGCTAGGGAAGAGACAGGATGAGTGTATGCTTCCCTACCTTTGTTCCTGCTTCAGATCACCTGATCTGCATGTGTgtagttctttctctcttctgtaaaCACGTGTTCTTTTCTCCACGTTTACTCATGtgttagtttattcatttatttatacaacCCCTGTGTTTTGAGCTCTTGTGATAGGGTGGTCACTGGGAACTGCTGGGGATGTAGCACTGAGTAAGACAGATCTTTGTGTAGTGCAGGGAGGAGACCAGCCCTAGGGACAAGAATGTATGTACATGATAAACTGCCAGGAGGATGTGACAGTGGCCTCTGGGTAAAGATTTTAGCCAGGTGATCGGGGAAGACCTCTCAGACGAGGTAACACTCCTGAACTGAGAGTTTAACTGAAGAATGAAAAGGAGCAAGCTGGGCGATGAGGGGTtgagagtgttccaggcagaacgAGCAGGAAATGCAAAGGCACAAGGCAGCAAGCAGCTGAAAAGGCAGAATGGAGAAGGCCAGTGTAGCTGTAGCACAGTGACAGGGAAGGGGGATTAAGGGGGGGTCAGAGAGGTCAGCGGTGACCAGATTACCAGGGCCGGGTAAGCCATGTGGGAGCTGAATGGTAGGCTGCTCCTTGGAAAATGGATGGGagggaagcaagagagaaagtggggagacCGGTTTGGAGGCCAGAATGGTAACTCAGAAATGGGATGCTGGTAGGTTGGTTTAGGTTAGTAACAgcagaaatggggagaaaaaaaggattcGAGATAGGTTTTGGAGGTAGACTGTACTGGATAGATGAATTCTGGGTGAGGGGAAGTCAAGGAAACGATGACTTGGAAGTTTTTGGCTTGAGCAGCTTTGGTAGACAGTAGTGCCATCTACAAACGTGGGCAGGCTTGGTTGAAGGGCAGGAGTTCCGGTGGAGGGCAGTGAGACTGTTGGGTTTGTCCAGTTTGCGGTGCCTGTTAAACACCCATGTAGAAGTGGTAGGTAGGCGGCTGCAGATAGGCGTGTAGAGCTCAGGACAGAGGTCCTGAGAGAGTTCTAATGGCTCACCTTTAGAAGCCCAGATCGGgacgcctagctggctcagttggtagagcatgcaaagtctcagggtcacgagttcaggccccacgttgggcgtggagtGTACTCAGACAAGAAAAGAGTCGAAAGCTCAGTTCTAACCTCACTAGGAAGCTTTCATTGATTAGCCCCACCTGACTGTTTAGTCCTCTAATCATCACTCACCAGTGTTTGCATAGTTAGTTTGTGCCACAAATATTTCTTGACATTTTGCTTTGGAAAGGTCCGCACTCCCTAACTTGATTGTAACTTCCTCAGGGAGAGGAACTGTGTATCTGTGCCCCTTCTTTCCCTCACACAGCTGCATACAGTGCAGTGCTCTCTACCTAGCCTGTGCTCAGAGAAtgctttttccttatttatttattaaagattttattgattggttgatttttaatttttttaaaatctttatttatttttgagagacagagtgtgagcaggggaggggcagacacagattctgaagcaggctccaggccctgagctgtcagcacagagcccgacacgggtctcaaactcacgaaccgtgagatcatgacctgagccaaagtcggacgctcaaccgactgagccgcccaggcacccctagattttatttttaagtaatctctacacccaccgtggggcttgaattcacaaccctgagattaggaGTTGCGTGCTCTGCTGACCGAGCCAGGCAGTCGCCCctgttttttcctgttctttggaGTGATAGGACAGAGTCGTGAAACTCTCAGTAACCAATGTTATGCTGTGTAAACTTGAGTCTTCAATTTCTCAGAAGGCCAAGTAAGCATGGAGCTAAGTGAGATGGCAGACTGGGGAGCTCATCCCTTTGTGCCTCACGCCTTGCCTGCACAGCTCCCCCTGGCCTGTGGTCCAGATCCTGATTATCCCACCTTGCGTCACGCCTTCCCTTCAATTTCCCTTCACAGAAGCCTCAGTGTAAAGTCTGCCGGTCGTGCCCTGTGGTGAAATCCTCTCAGCACCTGTTCCTGGACCTGCCTAAGGTAAGTGGGCCTTTCCCTCAAGCTATGGATCTCCCATCCATATTTCAGTTTTGTCAGTTTTCCCAGTAATATCCTTTACAGCATAATTTTTCCTTTAGTATGGAATCTAGTTCAGGATCATGTATTCCATTtagtttttctctctttggtttccttttatctGAAACAGTTCCTCAgcctttgtcttttatgacattaACAGTTTTTAAGACTGCAGTCTCTaatcacctccccaccccaagtAGACTATTCCTCATTTTGGATTTGGCTATTTTGCCATGATGAAATAAATTCAGGTTCTGCGTCCTCAGTTGTAATACTATATAAATGATATCGTGTCCTTTCCGGAGGCACCTGATAGCCATCTCCCCCTCATTGGTGATGTTGATTTTGTCTGGTCAAGATGTTATTCAGTGTCTCCATTGTACAATTAACATTTCCCCCCTTGCAGCTTATAAGCAGTCTGTGGGAGTATACACAAAATCGTTCCATTCTGCCTTCCTGCCAGCAAAGTGTGTGCCTATTTCCCCATAGCCTCACCAATAGACTGTGTCGTCAGGCTTCAGAAGCTATGGTATTTATGTGGGTAAATCACATAAACCATCCCTTCCAACagatttatctgtttttctgcttacaaaagtgaaataagcttatttctaaaatttcaggTAGAAATACGGTACAAAACTAGATGTGTTCTCCATAATTCCATCTGAGAATAAAGCACTGATAcatattttccttcaaaattttgtCTGAGCTTCTGTGtgttgttacttatttttattatgataggATTGTATATTGTTGTTTTGCAGTTTGCTTCATTTAATATATCTCAGAGGTCTTTACACGTCAGTACATGCGGATCTAACTCCCTCTTTAATGGCCTTGCAAGTATTTCATTGTAATGATATATCATATTTCCATAACTCTACTGAACCGTGGGAgttagtttcaatttttttgctATGATGAACAGTGTACTTCTTTATATACGTATCCATACGCTTATGTGTATTTCTATTGAAATAATtcctagcagtggaattgctaTGTCACAGTCACGAGTCTTTTAATTGTATATTGCCAGACTACTCCAGAGAGGTCATACCTGTTTATCTTCATGCGAACCATGTATGAGACTGTCCTAAATcagccctctttctctgccatctcAGCTGGAAAAACGACTGGAGGAATGGTTGGGGAAGACATTGCCTGGCAGTGACTGGACACCCAATGCCCGGTTCATCATTCGTTCTTGGCTTCGAGATGGCCTCAAGCCCCGCTGCATAACCCGAGACCTCAAATGGGGAACCCCTGTACCCTTAGAAGGTTTTGAGGACAAGGTAAAAAGCCTATGCTTTGTTCATATGTCATATTATTCTGCCTTGGGTTTGAGACCCTGGACTAGCAGAATAGACTGTTGATTATGTCTTGCTTCAGTCAGAGACTgggttagggaagttttccagTGTTCGTTCATCCTATTGTATCTCTCTCCTCCTGGCCCTTCAGGTATTCTATGTCTGGTTTGATGCCACTATTGGCTATGTGTCCATCACAGCCAATTATACAGACCAGTGGGAGAGATGGTGGAAGAACCCAGAACAAGTGAGCAGCTCTTGGTTAGCCTGTCTATGGGGagggtgtgtgcatatgtgtgttgaGGTGGTTAGAATTGGGTACCTGGTCTTTCTTGGGCCTTTGAAGACGGTCTCAGGAGCTTTGTCTCCCAACTGTATTTTGTAGGTGAACCTTTATCAGTTCATGGCCAAAGACAATGTTCCCTTCCACGGCTTAGTCTTTCCTTGTTCAGCCTTAGGAGCTGAGGACAACTATACCTTGGTCAACCACCTCATTGCTACAGGTACCCTGGAAAACTGAAGATGGGGATGTTGCTAGGGAATGAGGGCTGAGGCAGTATTTGGAAGAAGATCTTGGAGAGGTTCTAGATCTTGAGTTAGGAGTTGAGATGAAATAGGAATACTTAGAAGATGAGAACTCAACCCAGAAGAAAGCAGAAGTCTGAAGCTAAAATTTTGTAATGGGTAGAAGCGAAGGGGAAAAAGTagaatggagaggaagagatCTCCCAAGTTCTGTGCAGGCCAGCTATTCAAGAAGAAGTGTAACTAGTCATTCACAATTGAGgttgagggagaggagagaagagttagtgggtcagagagggaaaggtgcgaTTTGAACAGATGGTTCTCATTCTCCTCTGTCCAGAGTACCTGAATTACGAGGATGGGAAATTCTCCAAGAGCCGGGGTGTAGGAGTGTTTGGTGACATGGCCCAGGACACAGGGAT
This genomic window contains:
- the MARS1 gene encoding methionine--tRNA ligase, cytoplasmic isoform X2; protein product: MRLFVSEGAPGSLPVLAAAGRAQGREELLISTVGPEECVVPFLTRPKVPVLQLDSGNYLFSTSAICRYFFLLSGWEQDDLTNQWLEWEATELQPALSAALYYLVVQGKKGEDVLGPVRRALTHIDHSLSRRSCPFLAGETESLADIVLWGALYPLLQDPAYLPEELGALHSWFQTLSSQEPCQRAAETVLKQQGVLALRPYLQKQPLPSSFEGRAVSNEPEEEELATLSEEEIAMAVTAWEKGLGSLPPLRPQQNPVLPVAGERNVLITSALPYVNNVPHLGNIIGCVLSADVFARYSRLRQWNTLYLCGTDEYGTATETKAMEEGLTPQEICDKYHAIHANIYRWFNISFDIFGRTTTPQQTKITQDIFQRLLTRGFVFQDTVEQLRCEHCARFLADRFVEGVCPFCGYEEARGDQCDKCGKLINAIELKKPQCKVCRSCPVVKSSQHLFLDLPKLEKRLEEWLGKTLPGSDWTPNARFIIRSWLRDGLKPRCITRDLKWGTPVPLEGFEDKVFYVWFDATIGYVSITANYTDQWERWWKNPEQVNLYQFMAKDNVPFHGLVFPCSALGAEDNYTLVNHLIATEYLNYEDGKFSKSRGVGVFGDMAQDTGIPADIWRFYLLYIRPEGQDSAFSWTDMLLKNNSELLNNLGNFINRAGMFVSKFFGGCVPEMVLTPDDRRLLAHVTLELQHYHQLLEKVRIREALRSILTISRHGNQYIQVNEPWKRIKGSEADRQRAGTVTGLAVNIAALLSVMLQPYMPTVSATIQAQLQLPAPACSILLTNFLCTLPAGHQIGTVSPLFQKLENDQIESLRQRFGGGQAKAPPKPAVVEAMATAGPQQIQVLTDEVTKQGNIVRELKAQKADKNQIAAEVAKLLDLKKQLALAEGKPLETPKGKKKK
- the MARS1 gene encoding methionine--tRNA ligase, cytoplasmic isoform X1 — protein: MRLFVSEGAPGSLPVLAAAGRAQGREELLISTVGPEECVVPFLTRPKVPVLQLDSGNYLFSTSAICRYFFLLSGWEQDDLTNQWLEWEATELQPALSAALYYLVVQGKKGEDVLGPVRRALTHIDHSLSRRSCPFLAGETESLADIVLWGALYPLLQDPAYLPEELGALHSWFQTLSSQEPCQRAAETVLKQQGVLALRPYLQKQPLPSSFEGRAVSNEPEEEELATLSEEEIAMAVTAWEKGLGSLPPLRPQQNPVLPVAGERNVLITSALPYVNNVPHLGNIIGCVLSADVFARYSRLRQWNTLYLCGTDEYGTATETKAMEEGLTPQEICDKYHAIHANIYRWFNISFDIFGRTTTPQQTKITQDIFQRLLTRGFVFQDTVEQLRCEHCARFLADRFVEGVCPFCGYEEARGDQCDKCGKLINAIELKKPQCKVCRSCPVVKSSQHLFLDLPKLEKRLEEWLGKTLPGSDWTPNARFIIRSWLRDGLKPRCITRDLKWGTPVPLEGFEDKVFYVWFDATIGYVSITANYTDQWERWWKNPEQVNLYQFMAKDNVPFHGLVFPCSALGAEDNYTLVNHLIATEYLNYEDGKFSKSRGVGVFGDMAQDTGIPADIWRFYLLYIRPEGQDSAFSWTDMLLKNNSELLNNLGNFINRAGMFVSKFFGGCVPEMVLTPDDRRLLAHVTLELQHYHQLLEKVRIREALRSILTISRHGNQYIQVNEPWKRIKGSEADRQRAGTVTGLAVNIAALLSVMLQPYMPTVSATIQAQLQLPAPACSILLTNFLCTLPAGHQIGTVSPLFQKLENDQIESLRQRFGGGQLEESLELKAKAPPKPAVVEAMATAGPQQIQVLTDEVTKQGNIVRELKAQKADKNQIAAEVAKLLDLKKQLALAEGKPLETPKGKKKK